A genomic stretch from Falco cherrug isolate bFalChe1 chromosome 1, bFalChe1.pri, whole genome shotgun sequence includes:
- the NPY1R gene encoding neuropeptide Y receptor type 1, whose product MDASGLAPLGNVSGLLNYSGKNSQVLQFEDEDCHVPLAMVFTLALAYGTVIILGVSGNLALIVIILKQKEMRNVTNILIVNLSFSDLLVTIMCLPFTFVYTLMDHWIFGEAMCKLNPFVQCASITVSVFSLVLIAIERHQLIINPRGWRPNNRHAYMGIAAIWILATASSLPFLIYHVLTDEPFRNITFDEYKDKYVCLDLFPLDTARLSYTTTLLVIQYVGPLCFIFICYFKIYIRLKKRNNMMDKMRDNKYRSSETKRINIMLISIVVAFAVCWLPLTIFNIVFDWNHEILPVTTCSHNLLFLICHLTAMISTCVNPIFYGFLNKNFQRDLQFLFHFCNFRTREEDYETIAMSTMHTDVSKTSLKQASPVAFTKINSDDDDKI is encoded by the exons ATGGACGCCTCGGGCCTCGCCCCCCTGGGCAACGTCTCCGGCCTCCTGAACTATTCGGGGAAGAATTCGCAGGTCTTGCAGTTTGAGGATGAGGACTGCCACGTGCCTTTGGCCATGGTCTTCACTTTGGCCTTGGCTTATGGGACCGTGATAATTCTGGGCGTCTCTGGGAATCTGGCCTTGATTGtcatcattttaaaacaaaaggagatGCGCAATGTTACCAACATCCTCATTGTCAACCTGTCCTTTTCTGATCTCCTGGTGACCATCATGTGTCTTCCCTTTACCTTCGTGTACACGCTAATGGACCACTGGATATTTGGGGAGGCCATGTGCAAACTGAACCCTTTCGTGCAATGTGCCTCGATCACCGTCTCGGTCTTTTCCTTAGTCCTCATCGCTATTGAACGCCATCAGCTGATCATCAATCCCCGTGGCTGGAGGCCAAACAACAGGCATGCCTACATGGGGATTGCTGCCATATGGATTTTAGCCACAGcttcctctctgcctttcctgatCTACCACGTGTTAACAGATGAACCCTTCAGAAACATAACATTTGATGAGTATAAGGACAAATACGTGTGTCTGGACCTGTTCcccttggacactgccaggctTTCTTATACCACAACACTTTTGGTGATTCAGTATGTTGGACCgctttgttttatatttatttgctaCTTCAAG ATATACATacgattaaaaaaaaggaacaacatGATGGACAAGATGAGGGACAATAAATACAGATCCTCTGAAACCAAAAGGATCAACATCATGCTGATCTCAATAGTGGTCGCATTTGCAGTTTGCTGGCTGCCTCTCACCATCTTCAACATCGTGTTTGATTGGAATCATGAAATCCTGCCTGTCACTACCTGCAGCCACAACCTGTTGTTCCTGATTTGCCACCTCACTGCCATGATCTCTACCTGTGTGAACCCCATCTTCTATGGGTTTCTCAATAAGAACTTCCAAAGGGAcctgcagtttttatttcatttttgtaatttcCGCACCCGTGAGGAGGATTATGAGACTATAGCCATGTCCACCATGCACACAGATGTTTCAAAAACCTCTTTAAAGCAGGCAAGCCCAGttgcatttacaaaaataaatagtgatgatgatgataaaatataa
- the NPY5R gene encoding neuropeptide Y receptor type 5 isoform X1, whose protein sequence is MPQDCKMDLGFKDRNNRTLTKNTSAATKNFSAWEDYKSSVDDIQYFLIGLYTLISLAGFMGNLLILTALLKRKQKTIINILIGNLAFSDILVVLFCSPFTLTSILLDQWMFGTILCHVMPFLQCTSVLVSTLMLISIAAVRYRMIKYPLSSNLTAKQGYFLVVTIWTFGFAICSPLPVFHKIVDLSKTLNVEALENRLLCIESWPSDSYRIAFTIALLFMQYILPLVCLTASHTSVCRTIGSRLSNKENKFEEKEMINLTLQPTRSTGTQVQPSRHPRWSCAFGRKHHRRYSKKTSSVMPTISRHHQDTHSRDFPEISGTEKSQLSSSSKFIPGIPICFEMKPEENTKIQDAITVSRSIVRIKMRSRRVFCRLTVLILVFGFSWMPLHLFHIVTDFNATLISNRHFKLVYCICHLLGMMSCCLNPILYGFLNNSIKADLMSLIPCCQI, encoded by the exons ATGCCA CAGGACTGTAAAATGGATTTAGGATTCAAAGACCGTAACAACAGGACACTTACCAAGAATACCTCTGCTGCTACAAAGAATTTTTCTGCCTGGGAAGACTATAAGAGTAGTGTTGATgacatacagtattttcttattGGGCTGTACACACTTATAAGTCTGGCTGGCTTTATGGGAAATCTGCTTATACTAACAGCTCTACTAAAGCGCAAGCAGAAGACAATAATAAACATTCTCATTGGTAACTTGGCCTTTTCTGACATCTTGGTGGTGCTGTTTTGTTCACCTTTCACACTGACATCCATCCTGCTTGACCAGTGGATGTTTGGCACTATCCTGTGTCATGTAATGCCCTTCCTCCAGTGCACATCAGTTCTAGTTTCAACTTTGATGTTAATATCTATTGCTGCAGTCAGGTACCGTATGATAAAATATCCCCTTTCTAGCAATCTAACAGCAAAACAAGGCTATTTCTTAGTAGTGACCATTTGGACCTTTGGCTTTGCAATTTGCTCCCCTCTGCCAGTTTTCCACAAAATTGTAGACCTCAGCAAAACTTTGAATGTAGAGGCACTGGAGAACAGGCTCTTGTGCATTGAGTCCTGGCCTTCTGATTCCTACAGAATCGCCTTTACGATAGCCTTACTGTTCATGCAGTATATATTGCCACTGGTGTGTTTAACCGCTAGTCACACCAGCGTCTGCAGGACCATAGGTTCCAGACTGtcaaacaaggaaaacaagtttGAAGAAAAGGAGATGATAAACCTAACTCTTCAGCCCACCAGGAGTACCGGCACACAGGTGCAGCCCTCCAGACATCCCAGATGGAGCTGCGCCTTTGGCAGAAAGCACCACAGAAGATACAGTAAAAAGACTTCAAGTGTGATGCCCACTATTTCAAGGCATCATCAGGATACTCATTCCAGAGACTTCCCAGAAATATCTGGCACAGAAAAAAGCCAGCTCTCTTCCTCTAGTAAATTCATCCCTGGGATACCTATCTGTTTTGAGatgaaaccagaagaaaatacaaagatcCAGGATGCGATTACAGTATCCCGATCCATTGTCAGAATTAAGATGAGATCTAGGAGAGTTTTTTGCAGACTGACAGTGCTAATCCTAGTTTTTGGTTTCAGTTGGATGCCTCTTCACCTTTTCCACATTGTGACAGATTTTAATGCCACTCTTATTTCTAATAGACATTTTAAATTAGTATATTGCATATGCCATTTACTGGGTATGATGTCCTGCTGCTTGAATCCCATCCTCTACGGGTTTCTTAACAACAGCATAAAAGCTGATTTAATGTCCCTTATTCCATGCTGCCAAATATAA
- the NPY5R gene encoding neuropeptide Y receptor type 5 isoform X2: protein MPDCKMDLGFKDRNNRTLTKNTSAATKNFSAWEDYKSSVDDIQYFLIGLYTLISLAGFMGNLLILTALLKRKQKTIINILIGNLAFSDILVVLFCSPFTLTSILLDQWMFGTILCHVMPFLQCTSVLVSTLMLISIAAVRYRMIKYPLSSNLTAKQGYFLVVTIWTFGFAICSPLPVFHKIVDLSKTLNVEALENRLLCIESWPSDSYRIAFTIALLFMQYILPLVCLTASHTSVCRTIGSRLSNKENKFEEKEMINLTLQPTRSTGTQVQPSRHPRWSCAFGRKHHRRYSKKTSSVMPTISRHHQDTHSRDFPEISGTEKSQLSSSSKFIPGIPICFEMKPEENTKIQDAITVSRSIVRIKMRSRRVFCRLTVLILVFGFSWMPLHLFHIVTDFNATLISNRHFKLVYCICHLLGMMSCCLNPILYGFLNNSIKADLMSLIPCCQI, encoded by the exons ATGCCA GACTGTAAAATGGATTTAGGATTCAAAGACCGTAACAACAGGACACTTACCAAGAATACCTCTGCTGCTACAAAGAATTTTTCTGCCTGGGAAGACTATAAGAGTAGTGTTGATgacatacagtattttcttattGGGCTGTACACACTTATAAGTCTGGCTGGCTTTATGGGAAATCTGCTTATACTAACAGCTCTACTAAAGCGCAAGCAGAAGACAATAATAAACATTCTCATTGGTAACTTGGCCTTTTCTGACATCTTGGTGGTGCTGTTTTGTTCACCTTTCACACTGACATCCATCCTGCTTGACCAGTGGATGTTTGGCACTATCCTGTGTCATGTAATGCCCTTCCTCCAGTGCACATCAGTTCTAGTTTCAACTTTGATGTTAATATCTATTGCTGCAGTCAGGTACCGTATGATAAAATATCCCCTTTCTAGCAATCTAACAGCAAAACAAGGCTATTTCTTAGTAGTGACCATTTGGACCTTTGGCTTTGCAATTTGCTCCCCTCTGCCAGTTTTCCACAAAATTGTAGACCTCAGCAAAACTTTGAATGTAGAGGCACTGGAGAACAGGCTCTTGTGCATTGAGTCCTGGCCTTCTGATTCCTACAGAATCGCCTTTACGATAGCCTTACTGTTCATGCAGTATATATTGCCACTGGTGTGTTTAACCGCTAGTCACACCAGCGTCTGCAGGACCATAGGTTCCAGACTGtcaaacaaggaaaacaagtttGAAGAAAAGGAGATGATAAACCTAACTCTTCAGCCCACCAGGAGTACCGGCACACAGGTGCAGCCCTCCAGACATCCCAGATGGAGCTGCGCCTTTGGCAGAAAGCACCACAGAAGATACAGTAAAAAGACTTCAAGTGTGATGCCCACTATTTCAAGGCATCATCAGGATACTCATTCCAGAGACTTCCCAGAAATATCTGGCACAGAAAAAAGCCAGCTCTCTTCCTCTAGTAAATTCATCCCTGGGATACCTATCTGTTTTGAGatgaaaccagaagaaaatacaaagatcCAGGATGCGATTACAGTATCCCGATCCATTGTCAGAATTAAGATGAGATCTAGGAGAGTTTTTTGCAGACTGACAGTGCTAATCCTAGTTTTTGGTTTCAGTTGGATGCCTCTTCACCTTTTCCACATTGTGACAGATTTTAATGCCACTCTTATTTCTAATAGACATTTTAAATTAGTATATTGCATATGCCATTTACTGGGTATGATGTCCTGCTGCTTGAATCCCATCCTCTACGGGTTTCTTAACAACAGCATAAAAGCTGATTTAATGTCCCTTATTCCATGCTGCCAAATATAA